In Trichoderma atroviride chromosome 2, complete sequence, one DNA window encodes the following:
- a CDS encoding uncharacterized protein (EggNog:ENOG41), producing the protein MPAAVTTRPKLGKLSTPVTSTFPPDITSANTATPRSALFACKPDPSYIQTPISPPLAYTDFLSKALGSLNSPALAPGEISPESAPTSAASDKSDTSSMDERPSPASSAASSKPASPASATAVPPTPFTAPLPMSAPATGANCFPSLKVPPSPAISNLDSPMSSRLIGSPWSARSMHPVFDWDAALKARLGETKKQKSSRVSVRHIREVVTRTVTYTPKMDPAPRGKRRKVE; encoded by the coding sequence atgcctGCAGCAGTCACAACCAGGCCCAAGCTGGGCAAGCTCTCTACTCCAGTGACGAGCACATTTCCTCCCGACATCACCTCAGCAAACACGGCTACTCCTCGGTCTGCTCTTTTTGCCTGCAAGCCTGACCCTAGCTACATCCAAACACCGATCAGTCCACCATTGGCCTACACCGATTTCCTCTCCAAGGCCCTAGGATCGCTCAACTCGCCAGCTCTCGCACCCGGCGAGATCTCTCCCGAGTCTGCACCGACGTCTGCTGCTAGCGACAAGTCGGATACCTCCTCAATGGACGAACGTCCATCCCCAGCTTCTAGCgctgccagcagcaaacCCGCTTCGCCGGCATCAGCAACGGCAGTTCCTCCAACTCCATTCACGGCGCCGCTGCCCATGTCTGCACCGGCAACTGGAGCAAATTGCTTTCCTAGCCTGAAAGTACCGCCTAGTCCTGCCATTTCCAATCTGGATTCTCCCATGAGCTCCCGACTCATAGGCTCTCCGTGGAGCGCTCGGTCGATGCACCCTGTGTTTGACTGGGACGCCGCCCTCAAGGCCCGCCTTggagagacgaagaagcaaaaatccTCGCGTGTTAGTGTGCGACACATTCGTGAGGTGGTGACGAGAACTGTCACTTACACCCCAAAGATGGATCCTGCCCCCAGAGGCAAGCGACGGAAAGTTGAGTGA
- a CDS encoding uncharacterized protein (BUSCO:EOG092D4WYA), with protein MADEDARTTLDVPQVSVSNNEAPSTQQSQGQGTPQRDVVMADVPTDQAQSPAPAAFAPSPAPGRTGTPAHGSRAASAHPDPGFTMPTEASLHGDSTRRYLNTKVTGALLEGMKLLAKEKPEDPLRVLGEYLIQKSRDLEGTG; from the exons ATGGCAGACGAGGATGCCAGAACGACTCTGGATGTGCCGCAGGTGTCCGTCTCCAACAATGAGGCACCATCAACGCAGCAAAGCCAAGGGCAGGGCACGCCGCAGCGAGACGTCGTGATGGCCGATGTGCCGACAGATCAAGCA CAGTCACCAGCACCCGCGGCTTTTGCGCCAAGTCCTGCTCCTGGTCGCACGGGAACACCAGCGCACGGCTCTAGAGCGGCCTCAGCGCATCCGGACCCTGGGTTTACGATGCCTACAGAGGCGTCTTTACACGGCGACTCGACACGCCGATACCTGAATACGAAAGTCACTGGTGCTTTACTGGAAGGGATGAAATTgctggccaaggaaaa ACCAGAAGACCCTCTTCGAGTTTTGGGCGAATATCTGATACAAAAGTCAAGAGATTTGGAAGGTACAGGGTGA
- a CDS encoding 40S ribosomal protein uS15: MGRLHSKGKGISSSAIPYSRSAPSWLKTTPEQVVDQICKLAKKGATPSQIGVVLRDSHGITQVKVVTGNRILRILKSNGLAPDLPEDLYMLIKKAVAVRKHLERNRKDKDSKFRLILIESRIHRLARYYKTVGVLPPTWKYESATASTIVA; encoded by the exons ATGGGTAGACTTCAcagcaagggcaagggcatTTCGTCCTCCGCGATCCCCTACTCTCGATCCGCTCCCTCATGGTTGAAGACCACTCCCGAGCAGGTCGTTGACCAGATCtgcaagctggccaagaagggtGCCACTCCTTCTCAGATCGGTGTTGTCCTCCGTGACTCCCACGGAATCACCCAGGTCAAGGTTGTCACTG GTAACCGAATCCTGCGTATCCTCAAGTCCAACG GCCTCGCCCCTGATCTTCCTGAGGACCTGTACATGCTGATCAAGAAG GCTGTCGCTGTCCGCAAGCACCTTGAGCGCAACcgcaaggacaaggactCCAAGTTCCGCCTCATTCTGATCGAGTCCCGTATCCACCGTCTGGCTCGTTACTACAAGACCGTCGGTGTCCTTCCCCCTACCTGGAAGTACGAGTCCGCTACCGCCAGCACCATCGTCGCTTAA
- a CDS encoding uncharacterized protein (BUSCO:EOG092D23P5) — MAMKRVVDWRKLPVSLTELCIDTTLRCGQSFRWRKLNDEWICTLHGRILALKQDETHLHYKVTWPERGERSSPGSSSKDLPLRKDDTEDLLRHYFSLDIDLASLYQQWSKDDPNFRKKAPKFTGVRILNQDAWEALICFICSSNNNISRISQMVHKLCKHYGPFIGHVDGEAMHDFPTPESLNQKKVEAHLRELGFGYRAKYIAETARIIAQDKPSAWLDSLRNPDFPAFNAVAVSDGPSSTYKDAQSALLSLTGVGPKVADCVCLMGLGWGESVPVDTHVLQIAQRDYRFGKKGPKTINKAMYDAIGDHFRNIWGKYAGWAHSVLFTADLREFSSRMKEEKDKGLLIKEEVSEAEAKPKGKRKATVEIEKKVHVKEEDDTKDTVTLKIDTTVKRRRTRARP; from the exons atggcgatgaagcgGGTCGTCGATTGGCGCAAGTTGCCGGTGAGCCTCACCGAGCTCTGCATTGACACAACGCTGCGATGCGGCCAGTCCTTTCGGTGGCGAAAGCTCAACGACGAATG GATATGCACATTACACGGGAGGATATTGGCTTTGAAGCAAGACGAAACTCATTTACATTACAAGGTAACCTGGCCAGAACGAGGAGAACGCTCTTCGCCTGGCTCCTCTTCCAAAGATTTACCACTCAGAAAGGACGATACAGAGGATCTCCTTCGCCATTACTTTAGCCTGGACATAGATCTTGCCTCTCTGTATCAACAGTGGTCGAAAGATGATCCAAATTTTCGCAAAAAGGCACCCAAATTTACAGGAGTTCGCATTCTGAACCAGGACGCATGGGAGGCACTGATATGCTTcatatgcagcagcaacaataaCATCTCTCGAATCTCCCAAATG GTACATAAGCTTTGCAAGCATTATGGCCCCTTTATTGGTCATGTAGATGGGGAAGCCATGCATGACTTTCCTACTCCAGAGTCTCTAAATCAAAAGAAAGTCGAGGCTCATTTAAGAGAACTCGGCTTTGGGTACCGTGCCAAGTATATCGCAGAGACGGCTCGCATTATTGCCCAGGATAAACCCTCGGCATGGCTCGACTCGCTACGCAACCCAGATTTTCCTGCGTTCAACGCCGTTGCAGTATCAGATGGACCATCATCTACCTACAAAGACGCCCAGTCtgcgcttctctctctcaccgGCGTGGGCCCAAAGGTTGCCGACTGTGTCTGCTTGATGGGCCTAGGATGGGGAGAATCAGTGCCGGTGGACACACACGTCCTACAGATTGCCCAGCGAGATTATCGCTTTGGCAAAAAGGGACCTAAAACTATAAACAAGGCCATGTACGACGCGATTGGCGACCATTTTCGAAACATATGGGGCAAATATGCGGGCTGGGCCCATTCAGTCTTATTCACAGCCGATTTACGAGAGTTTTCAAGTcgcatgaaagaagaaaaagacaaagggcTATTGATTAAAGAAGAGGTttcagaagcagaagcgaaACCCAAGggaaagaggaaagcaaCCGTGGAAATCGAGAAAAAAGTACATgtgaaggaggaggatgataCGAAGGATACTGTAACCTTGAAAATAGACACAACCGTTAAAAGGCGGCGCACAAGGGCTCGGCCATGA
- a CDS encoding uncharacterized protein (BUSCO:EOG092D07QT~TransMembrane:1 (o548-569i)), protein MSDADFETIQRLQQERNAAAAAMKSSRALAASNQRNDSTKQKLTDSADNDLYDRQADKFAGYHTSLPMGDDDEMEDGDNTRRLVGQYTASREIIDEFARGDGVEEDDILAGKGEKSNRITDRETDYQKRRFNRVLTPTRADPFAQNRQAGAAEDGTNYREIMEIRELEREEERVIRAIQSKSANGDNDDEPKPTLVDHDKENAEAGSTEAVTSVRKRKKRWDVSSTPAEEEESKEENGAAEKPKRSRWDQTPAVSGPGAMEAPKTKRSRWDQAPSATPMGNQGLATPMHQPQTVAMPTTFGTDISGRNMPLSDEELDLLLPGENEGYKVLEPPPGYEPVRAPTHKMMATPAPQTGFTMQDPDQVGLGGKPMPAEIPGVGDLQFFKPEDMAYFGKLTDGSDENALSVDELKERKIMRLLLKIKNGTPPMRKTALRQITDNARQFGAGALFDQILPLLMEKTLEDQERHLLVKVIDRILYKLDDLVRPYVHKILVVIEPLLIDQDYYARVEGREIISNLSKAAGLATMISTMRPDIDHVDEYVRNTTARAFAVVASALGIPALLPFLRAVCRSKKSWQARHTGVKIVQQIPILMGCAVLPHLKGLVDCIAPNLSDDQTKVRTVTSLAIAALAEASNPYGIESFDDILNPLWTGARKQRGKGLAGFLKAVGYIIPLMDEEYANYYTSQIMEILLREFSSPDEEMKKVVLKVVSQCAGTEGVTAGYLKEHVLDEFFKSFWVRRMALDKRNYRQVVETTVDIGQKVGVSEIIERIVNNLKDESEAYRKMTVETVEKIVASLGAADIGERLEERLIDGILHAFQEQSVEDIVMLNGFGSVVNALGARCKPYLPQIVSTILWRLNNKSATVRQQAADLISRIAMVMKQCGEDALMGKLGVVLYEYLGEEYPEVLGSILGALRSIVTVVGISQMQPPIKDLLPRLTPILRNRHEKVQENTIDLVGRIADRGPESVNAREWMRICFELLDMLKAHKKGIRRAANNTFGFIAKAIGPQDVLATLLNNLRVQERQSRVNTAVAIGIVAETCAPFTVLPALMNEYRVPELNVQNGVLKSLSFLFEYIGEMAKDYVYAVTPLLEDALTDRDQVHRQTAASVVKHIALGVVGLGCEDAMIHLLNLLYPNLFETSPHVIDRIIEAIEAIRVAAGPGLVMNYVWAGLFHPARKVRTPYWRLYNDAYVAAADSMVPYYPNLDDETLDRPELAIIL, encoded by the coding sequence ATGTCTGATGCAGATTTCGAGACGATCCAGCGGCTCCAGCAGGAGCGCAacgctgcggcggctgccaTGAAAAGCTCCCGCGCGTTGGCAGCCTCAAATCAACGCAATGACTCGACGAAGCAGAAGCTCACCGACAGCGCCGATAATGACCTGTACGACCGACAAGCCGACAAGTTTGCAGGATACCACACATCTCTGCCCATgggagatgacgatgagatggaggatggagaCAACACGCGTAGGCTCGTTGGTCAATACACGGCTTCCCGCGAAATCATTGACGAGTTTGCCCGCGGCGATGGCGTTGAGGAAGACGATATTCTTgctggcaaaggcgagaagaGCAACCGCATCACAGATCGTGAGACCGATTATCAGAAGCGAAGGTTCAATCGTGTGCTTACGCCGACTCGAGCCGATCCTTTTGCTCAGAACAGACAGGCTGGTGCCGCAGAGGATGGGACCAACTACCGAGAGATCATGGAGATCCGTGAGCTTGAGCGTGAGGAGGAGCGTGTAATACGAGCTATCCAGTCAAAGTCGGCTAATGGCGATAATGATGATGAACCCAAGCCGACACTCGTCGATCACGACAAGGAAAACGCAGAGGCAGGCTCCACGGAAGCGGTCACGTCGGTGCGCAAGcgaaagaagagatgggaCGTATCTTCGACgcctgctgaagaagaagaatccaaggaagagaatgggGCGGCGGAAAAGCCTAAGCGGTCTCGATGGGATCAGACACCGGCTGTTTCTGGCCCCGGTGCCATGGAAGCTCCCAAGACCAAACGCTCGCGATGGGATCAAGCGCCATCCGCAACCCCGATGGGCAACCAGGGACTAGCAACTCCCATGCATCAGCCGCAGACAGTTGCAATGCCTACAACCTTTGGCACTGATATTTCTGGACGAAACATGCCCTTGAGCGATGAGGAGCTTGATCTACTCTTGCCTGGCGAGAATGAAGGATACAAGGTCCTGGAACCCCCTCCTGGATATGAACCTGTTCGGGCCCCAACTCACAAAATGATGGCGACTCCCGCGCCCCAGACCGGCTTCACGATGCAGGACCCTGACCAAGTTGGACTAGGCGGAAAGCCAATGCCGGCAGAAATTCCGGGAGTCGGAGACCTACAGTTCTTTAAGCCCGAAGACATGGCTTACTTTGGCAAGCTAACAGATGGCTCTGATGAAAACGCCCTGAGCGTCGATGAGCTGAAAGAGCGAAAGATTATGAGACTACTtctcaagatcaagaacgGAACCCCGCCTATGCGAAAGACGGCTCTTCGACAGATTACGGATAACGCAAGACAGTTTGGTGCCGGTGCCCTCTTTGACCAGATTCTCCCTCTTCTGATGGAAAAGACGCTGGAGGATCAGGAACGCCATCTGCTTGTCAAAGTCATTGACAGAATCCTCTACAAGCTGGACGACTTGGTCCGCCCATATGTACACAAGATTCTCGTTGTTATCGAACCGTTGCTGATTGATCAAGACTACTACGCTCGAGTCGAGGGTCGTGAGATTATTTCCAATCTTAGCAAAGCCGCAGGTCTCGCCACCATGATCAGCACAATGCGGCCCGATATCGACCATGTCGACGAGTATGTTCGAAACACTACCGCCAGAGCATTCGCGGTTGTGGCATCCGCCCTCGGCATTCCCGCTTTACTACCTTTCCTCAGAGCTGTCTGCCGAAGCAAAAAATCATGGCAAGCCAGGCATACCGGTGTCAAGATTGTGCAACAGATTCCCATCCTGATGGGGTGTGCAGTTCTCCCCCATTTGAAAGGCCTAGTCGACTGTATCGCACCCAATCTTAGTGATGACCAGACCAAGGTCAGGACAGTCACTAGTTTGGCCATTGCAGCTCTTGCAGAAGCCTCCAACCCCTATGGTATCGAGAGTTTCGACGACATCCTGAACCCGCTGTGGACTGGTGCTCGCAAACAGCGAGGAAAGGGACTGGCTGGTTTTCTCAAAGCTGTGGGATACATCATTCCTCTCATGGACGAAGAGTACGCAAACTACTATACCAGCCAGATTATGGAGATTCTACTGCGAGAGTTTTCCTCCCCtgatgaagagatgaagaaggtggTCTTGAAGGTGGTATCTCAATGTGCAGGTACAGAAGGAGTAACGGCCGGCTACCTAAAGGAGCACGTTTTGGATGAGTTTTTCAAGAGTTTTTGGGTACGACGAATGGCTCTGGACAAGAGGAACTATAGACAAGTTGTGGAAACCACTGTCGACATTGGCCAGAAAGTGGGTGTGAGTGAGATTATCGAGAGAATCGTCAACAATCTCAAGGATGAAAGCGAGGCCTACCGAAAGATGACTGTCGAGACTGTCGAAAAGATTGTAGCCAGTCTGGGTGCTGCAGACATTGGCGAGCGACTTGAGGAACGTCTGATTGATGGAATTCTCCATGCCTTCCAAGAACAAAGCGTTGAGGATATCGTAATGCTCAATGGTTTCGGCTCCGTTGTTAACGCTCTAGGAGCGCGCTGCAAACCATACCTACCACAAATCGTCAGCACAATCCTGTGGAGATTGAACAACAAGTCAGCTACCGTTCGTCAGCAAGCGGCGGATCTGATTTCTCGAATCGCAATGGTGATGAAGCAGTGCGGAGAAGATGCTCTCATGGGTAAATTGGGAGTTGTGCTGTACGAGTACCTCGGAGAAGAATATCCCGAGGTTCTGGGATCGATCCTGGGAGCCCTACGATCTATTGTCACTGTTGTGGGTATTTCTCAGATGCAGCCTCCCATCAAGGACTTGCTCCCTCGCTTGACCCCTATTCTACGAAACAGACACGAAAAGGTGCAGGAAAACACCATTGATCTGGTTGGACGTATTGCCGACCGTGGCCCTGAGAGTGTCAATGCTCGAGAGTGGATGAGAATATGCTTTGAGCTTCTTGACATGCTCAAGGCGCACAAAAAGGGAATTCGAAGAGCGGCAAACAACACATTCGGTTTCATTGCCAAGGCCATTGGTCCCCAGGACGTCTTGGCTACGCTGCTGAACAACTTGAGAGTGCAAGAGAGACAGTCTCGTGTCAACACCGCCGTTGCTATTGGTATCGTCGCCGAAACTTGTGCTCCTTTCACCGTCCTTCCAGCTCTGATGAACGAATATCGTGTGCCGGAGCTCAACGTCCAAAACGGTGTGCTCAAATCTCTATCCTTCTTATTCGAGTATATTGGTGAAATGGCAAAGGATTACGTCTATGCTGTTACACCCCTACTCGAAGATGCTCTTACCGATCGAGATCAGGTTCACCGACAGACTGCCGCCTCAGTTGTCAAGCACATTGCTCTCGGAGtggttggccttggctgtGAAGATGCCATGATTCACCTGCTCAACTTACTCTATCCTAATCTATTCGAGACTAGCCCCCACGTCATTGACCGCATCATCGAAGCTATCGAGGCCATTCGTGTTGCCGCGGGTCCTGGCTTGGTGATGAACTACGTATGGGCTGGACTCTTCCATCCCGCGAGAAAGGTGCGGACACCTTATTGGAGGCTGTACAACGATGCCTACGTAGCGGCTGCCGATTCCATGGTCCCATATTATCCTAACCTGGACGATGAAACTCTGGATCGACCAGAACTGGCCATTATCCTGTAG